The sequence CAGCAGCGGCTCACCATCGCCCGGGCGCTGTCTCAGGATCCGGATCTGCTCCTGTTGGACGAGTTCTCCATCGCCGTCGATCCGGTGACCACCATGAAGATCGAGGACGTGCTCAAGGAGCTCAAGGAAGAGCTCACCATCGTGTTGGTGACCAACCTGGTGCAGCAGGCCCGCCGGCTGGCGGACCGCACCGCCTTCTTCCTCAGCGGCGAGCTGGTGGAGGTGGGTGTGACGGAGGATCTATTCACCGGACCGGTGACGGATCCTCGGACCCGAGCCTATGTGGAGGGACAGTTTGGCTGATTCGACCCCGAGCCGCCAGGTTCCCACGGAGAAGGACCCGACGACGAAGGCCCCGGCGGGGCCGGACCAGAAGGAGCAGGCCCCCGCCATCCGAACCCGGGAGCTGAATCTCTGGTACGGCACCTTCCAGGCTCTCTTCGATGTCGACCTGGAGGTCCGCCACGGGCTGATCACCGCCATGATCGGTCCCTCCGGCTGTGGCAAATCGACCTTCCTGCGCAGCGTCAACCGCATCAACGAGCGTCTGGGCTACGTGCGCACCACCGGCACCGTGGAGGTGCTGGGCCACGACGTCTACGCTCCGACAGTGGAGCTGGTGCAGTTGCGCAAGGAAGTGGGAATGGTCTTCCAGCGGCCCAACCCCCTGCCGCTGTCGATCCGCGACAACGTGCTCTTCGGCCATCGGCTGCATCAGCCCGGCGCCAGCCGCAGGGACGAGGACGCCATCGTCGAGGCCGCTCTGCGCCAGGTGCTGCTGTGGGACACGGTGAAAGACCGGCTGCATTGGGAGGCTCGGGATCTGTCTCTGGAGGAGCAGCAGAAGCTGTGCATCGCCCGTCTGCTGCCGGTGAAGCCGTCGGTGTTGTTGATGGACGAGCCGTGCTCCGCCCTCGATCCCCAAGGCACCGAGGCGGTGGAGGAGCTGCTGTGGGAGCTGCGGGGCCGCTACACCATCCTCATCGTCACCCACAATATGGCCCAGGCGCGCCGAGCCAGCGATGAGTGTGTCTTCATGCTCCACGGCAAGGTGATGGAGCACACCGCCACGGAGGAGATGTTCGTCACCCCTCAGCGGCCGGAGACGGCGGACTACATCGAGGGCCGCTATGGCTGATGCGGGGCGCAGGCAGTGTCCTTCCCTCGTATAGATCGGTAGCGCCCGCGCTGGTAGGCTTGGGGTAGTGAAATACCCCTTTTGATTGCCGGCCCCGTCCAAGCTCAGGGGCCGCAGGAGCGGAGTCATGCGCCTGATCTCTTCCATCGCTTACTTCCTTCTCTCCAACGACGGCCTCCGGAGATCCGCGGTGCCGCTGGCGATCCTGGTCGCCGGCCTCACCCTGATGGTTCCGGCCC is a genomic window of Acidobacteriota bacterium containing:
- a CDS encoding phosphate ABC transporter ATP-binding protein yields the protein MADSTPSRQVPTEKDPTTKAPAGPDQKEQAPAIRTRELNLWYGTFQALFDVDLEVRHGLITAMIGPSGCGKSTFLRSVNRINERLGYVRTTGTVEVLGHDVYAPTVELVQLRKEVGMVFQRPNPLPLSIRDNVLFGHRLHQPGASRRDEDAIVEAALRQVLLWDTVKDRLHWEARDLSLEEQQKLCIARLLPVKPSVLLMDEPCSALDPQGTEAVEELLWELRGRYTILIVTHNMAQARRASDECVFMLHGKVMEHTATEEMFVTPQRPETADYIEGRYG
- a CDS encoding phosphate ABC transporter ATP-binding protein (ATP-binding protein; PstABCS is an ATP dependent phosphate uptake system which is responsible for inorganic phosphate uptake during phosphate starvation) codes for the protein QQRLTIARALSQDPDLLLLDEFSIAVDPVTTMKIEDVLKELKEELTIVLVTNLVQQARRLADRTAFFLSGELVEVGVTEDLFTGPVTDPRTRAYVEGQFG